GACACCGAGGCAGGACCGCGAGGAGCCGGCGGTGAAGCTAGAGAGAAAATGTAGAAAAGCCAGTGGAAATTGGTGTGAAGCTAGAGGCGAAATAAAAAAGAGCCAGTGGAAATTGGTGAAGCTAGAGGCGAAATTGAGAAAGAGCCAGTGGAAATCGGTGAAGCTAGAGGCGAAAATTAAAAAGAGCCAGTGGAAATCGGTGAAGCTAGAGGCGAAATTGAGAAAGAGCCAGTGGAAATCGGTGAAGCTAGAGGCGAAAATTGAGAAAGAGCCAGTGGAAATCGTGAAGCTAGAGGCGAGAGAGGCAGAAGCCCCCGAAAGCGGAGCCGGTGGCGGCGCCGTTCCCGGAGCACCTTGGCGAAGGCGAAAGCTGAGCGACGCCGGCAGTAATTTGCCCCCCACCCTCGGCCCGGGGAGCCGCGGTAACCGCTTCCGCCCCCGATTCCGGGGGTTTTTCCCCCCAATCCTTTTCCTCCCGCGCGGGGGTCCGGGGTGGTTGTGGTGGTGCGGGGGGggccgtggcggggggggggggcaggtttttctcttttcaggCCTAACGTTCGCTCACGGCATCTTGCCCCgaagccgcccgccgccggcccccccgcTTGGCGCCGGCCCCTACGGCCGCGTTGCCGCAATattgtccccccctcccccccaatgtGTGACCGCCGCAGGGGACAGGAAGccacctaattaaaaaaaaaaagcaaaaaatacccCCCAAAAGGCATCGCCGCGCTCGCCGCAGCTGTAAATACCGTAGGTAACGCGTACCGCCACCCGCTCTTCATAGTAAGTGAGaatctgtgttgttttgtttctgtttctcctcccgacccccccccacctttttaccccattttgggaaagaaaaaagaaaatgttttattttccttttgcggggggaggtggggggggcaaAACATGTCCAGTCTTTTTCCCCCTTAGGTGTGTGGCTAAAAGAGCCTAGAACCAGACGACGAGAGAGGTGTGACAATGtaaaaggaaaagcagacaaacaaaatgGGATAATAATGATAAGGAAAAGCGAGCCAGTCTCAGgagatgtgtgtgtatataaggaaaaaggagaaaacacaaacaaaaccagacaaaCAGCCCGGCGCGTGTTGCGGGCAGTGGTTAGCGAGCCGCGGCGCCCCAGAGAAACGCAGCGTTGTTGTGCTTCTGCTTTTGCTAATTCGGCCTCTTTTCGGAAGTAAGCCCTTTCCGTTTCCTTGCTGTCGTTGTTGCTGGTTTTCCTCTTTAAAAGGTGCCGCGTTTCGGGGaagcggagggagggggggggacgagCAAGCGGTGTCTTGTACcgaggggattgggggggggggaaggcgtaAAAATGGGCTTTTTCCGGACTTTTGGCAGACGCTAGAGCCCCGCGCGGGCTGGGTTAGCAGGGTGTTTGTGCCGCGCGGGCGGtttaatttggaagaaaaaggagagttTAAGCCCAAGCGGAGTCGGAGAGAGGGAGCACAGCTCGCGTTGAGTTCGGTCGTCCCCTAAGGAGCCGTTCGGAAAAGCTGGGTTAGTCCCGGACCGCCAGTTAAGTGTctgctgggggggaaaaaaagcctaaatTCACCCCAAACCCCCGAGGGGCTCGTGGTGCGCTTGTCGGCGGGGGCAAATGCTTTGCAGGGAGGATGGTttgttttgtggggggggggaggggggcgtaACATGATGTATTTTCAGGTTTTCTCCACAAACTGCCAAAAAAacgcaaaaaacaaaaaaagtaagtttaggaatgagagagagaaacaatacaaaaaaaaaacaggaaaaaactaaCCCAAACTATAATCAAAATCCTCAGCATCGACTTTGGCAAGTAACGCTCGGCTTGagagggcggccggggggggcggcgcgggcgcaggCAGgcggaaagggggggaaaaaggagggaaaaaggggcAGGAGGCGCCGCGGGCTTTGCGGGAAGCAGCTGGCAGTTGGGGGCTCCTTTCCGGCGGGTTTTTatcccccccctccttctccGAGGTTTTCAGCTCGCTCAGCGCCACCGTCGCCGAAAAGCCCCGCCGGGGGGTCGGTggggcgcgcgcgcggggggctcGATCGCTCGCTCGCTCGTGGGCCGTGCCGGTGTCCCGCTGCTTCCGacgcgccgcgctgccgcctcgCTAgcgggagaagggagggggaaaaaaccacGGAAAAGAGCAAAAACGGGCCGCGTGCGGCGTcgcccctgccacccccccccacaccacccGCCTGCGCACCCCCTTAACGAACCCGCCGCGAGTAATTAACCCCGCGCCGACGGGCCGAGCGGCAGCGACGAcggcagcagcgcggcggcgggagccaaCTCTGTCTTGCAGCCGTTTTTGCAGATGCTCCTTGCCGGCCCCGAGCGACCCTAAAaacccgccgcgggagccgctgaGCAAAGGGCGGCCCCGGCCTCGTAGCTCTTAACGACCCGATGGGAGACGCGTAACGAGGTTCCGCCAAAATCGTATCCCCGCACGGAAAGGCAGCCCGATACCGCGGGCGGACGGCGAGCGCCGAGCGCCCAGGGAGGATTTGAGCTCGGGAAAGGGCCCGACCGGGAGGCCCGGCGGGCGGCCGCCCTTCTCTAACGGCCTAATTCTCGTTAACGAACGAGCGAGGAGCTCTGCGGCAGTTGGGCGCAGATTGAGAGCAAATAACGTCAACAAAAAAgcgccaaaaaagaaaaattatataatatgtatatataaaaaaaaggcgATGCCTGTTCACACTGCTTCTACCAAAATTGGTGCCGATGTTGCTCAATGGATCGGACGATGGCACCCGAGATACTCGCAGTCGGCAGTGATTTGGGATCGGCTGTGGCGAGGACGAGGAGGAGATTTGGCGTGTGCCCCCATTGGCCTCAGGCAGGTTTCTCAGCTTAAGAGGAATTTTGCTTCACTTCATCCAGGAGCCaccaaaaaaaccaccccaaaatgcaaaaaaaaaaaggcaaagaaaccaaAAAGCTAAACCCAGCGCAGGCAGGCGCCTCCAGCAGATAAGTCCCTCGACGCTCGCTCGTTCGCGCGCGTGCGCCCGGGCGGCCCGCGGTCCCCCGACCCCGCTCCCCGGCGTCCCCCACCCCTCGCCCCCCTTTTTGGTGGAAACCGcggctttttggtttttttgaattTTAGGAAAAGGCTGGCGCAGCCCCGTTGAATAAAGGTGCCGTACGAGCGGGCCGGTCGTGTCTGTgtgccgcggcggggggggggggggaggccgccgGCGGATTCCCTTTGATTTTCCAGAGTTTTTCCCTCCACGACCGCCCGAGGTGATCAGGACTGAGCGGAAGGAGCCCCAAAATGTCTTTTGTTCAGGCAGGACCGAGCTCGCCGCCGCTGCTGTttgtttctctcctctctccctccctcccgctctCTCCCCTGAGGCAACGTAGGTCCCAGCTCCCTAACGGAGGAATTTGANNNNNNNNNNNNNNNNNNNNNNNNNNNNNNNNNNNNNNNNNNNNNNNNNNNNNNNNNNNNNNNNNNNNNNNNNNNNNNNNNNNNNNNNNNNNNNNNNNNNNNNNNNNNNNNNNNNNNNNNNNNNNNNNNNNNNNNNNNNNNNNNNNNNNNNNNNNNNNNNNNNNNNNNNNNNNNNNNNNNNNNNNNNNNNNNNNNNNNNNTCCCCCAAGagccccctggcggcggcggcgggggggggggggacgacgacgCACCGAGGAGGCGGCAGGCGTGGGCGACAGCGCGGCTCACGGGCTGGGCGAAGGAGAGGCgcaggcggaggcggcggcggttggGCAGGCGCAGGCGCAGCGGCCGGTGCTGGGGGGCGAAGCGCAGCGCGGCGTCCGCCCCCACGCCCAGCGCGTCCAGCGTGCGCCCGGGCCGCAGCAGCCACTGCCGCCGCTGCGCCCACCACAGCGCGTGGTCCGACCAGTCCCGCTGCACCCCTGCGGCggggagaggggttggtggcGACCGTTGCACCCCGAAACGGGGAcctggggggtctgggggtcccATTGCACCCCGAAACGGGAAcctggggggtctgggggtcccATTGCACCCCGAAATGGGAacctgggggggctggggggtcccattgcaccccaaaatGGGGAAtgggggggctgggggtcccATTGTACCCTGAAATGGGGAATGGGGGATCTGAGGgtcccattgcaccccaaaatGGGGAAcgggggggctgggggtcccATTGCACCCCGAAATGGGGACCTGGGGGATCTAGGGGTCCCACTGCACCCCAAAATGGGGACCTGGGGGATCTGGGGgacccattgcaccccaaaatGAGGACCTGGGGGATCTGGGGGGTCCCATTGTACCCCAAAATGGGGACCGGGGGGTATGGGGgtcccattgcaccccaaaatGGGGACCGGGGGGGTCCCAGCACAGCGCGTGGTCCGACCAGTCCCGCTGCATCCCTGTGGGGGGAACAGGAGTCAGGGGGACCCGCTGCACCCCAAAACGGGAACCTGGGAGGGTCTGGGGGTCCCACCACACCCCGAAATGGGACCGAGGGGTCCCAACGCACCCTGCGATGGGGACTGGGGGGGGCCACTGCGCCCCAAAATGGGGACCACAGGGGTGAcgtgggggggacacggggacccccAGCACCACCACGGGTCACAGGGTGAcgtggggggggacatggggggacacggggacccccCACGGGCAGcccgggaaggacccaggcgtccgggccccacCCCGGGGCTATTTATGGCCTGCGGTTCCCTTATCGGCCGGgccagggggacacggagggggacacgggggggacgcGGAAGGGGGGAAACGGGGGGGGGCggaagcggggggcgccggcagCCCCCCGATAAGGGCTGGGTGTCCCCAGGCCGCATCCTGCcccgcccccctgcccccccccccccggcggccacTCAGTGCCGCGTGATgccacgcgggggggggggggtgagcccAGGCGCCTGGGTCCTCGGGGGGGGCGGATCCaaggctgcccggacgcctgggccctcgggaCACCAATGGCGCCAAGGGCTGGAGCAGAgaccacccggacgcctgggccctcggggGGTGGATCCGaggccacccggacgcctgggccctcggggAGATCAGAGCAGGgatgacccggacgcctgggccctcagggGTCAGAGCCGAggccacccggacacctgggcacTCAGGGGTCAGATTCaaggccgcccggacgcctgggccctcaggAAGATCAGAGCAGGgatgacccggacgcctgggcccttggggTCAAATCTGAGGCTGCCCAGACGCTCGGGGATATCAGGGCAAGgaccacccggacgcctgggccctcagggGTCAGAGCCaaggctgcccggacgcctgggcccttggggAGATCAGAGCAGGGATAACCCAGATGCCTGCGCTCTCAGGGGTCAGATCCAaagccacccggacgcctgggccctcagggATCGGATCCAaggccacccggacgcctgggccctcgagGGTCAGAGCCaaggctgcccggacgcctgggcccttggggAGATCAGAGCAGGGATAACCCAGATGCCTGCGCTCTCAGGGGTCAGATCCAaagccacccggacgcctgggccctcagggATCGGATCCAAggccacccggacacctgggccctcggGGGTCAGATCCAAGgccacccggatgcctgggccctcagGGGTCAGATCCAaggccacccggacgcctgggcccttggggGTCAGATCCAaggccacccggacgcctgggccctcggggAGGCTGGAAGCACCAGGGATGCAGgaagggggcggcggcgccggatgcctgggcccgcggcagcggggagggacgggacgggatgggacagggaTGGACTCACCAACGGTGTCGACGATGAGGAGCATGAGGCCGCCGACGTGGAGGTCGCCGGTGACGCGGAGGGCgagggcgcgggggggcgcgggggggccctgCTCCACCTCCACCCGCAGCTCGAAGGAGCCGTCGATGGCTTCGCCGCTCGCCGTCTTCAGCCCCGCCatggcgccggggccccgcgcggcaccGAGCCCTGCGGCACCCGCACGCCTGGGTCCCCGCTGCTGTCACcgccgccccggacgcctgggcccctgacgctgctgctgccgccccggacgcctgggtccctgccgctgccgctgccccggacgcctgggcccacccCGGTGCTCCCACCGCCGCAGAGGAAGtcgaggaggggaagggagaccggcccggacgcctgggcccctaagTCGTCATCCCCCTCCCTACCGCCTATCGGGGACacacccagatgcctgggcccctcctgccccgccgtCCCCCATTGCGTCTATCGgggggggacccggacgcctgggcccctcctgccccgtCATCCCCCATCACTTCCGTTGGggggaacccggacgcctgggcccctcctgccccatcatTTCCCATTGCATCTATTGGGTGggacccagacgcctgggcccct
This Apteryx mantelli isolate bAptMan1 chromosome 37, bAptMan1.hap1, whole genome shotgun sequence DNA region includes the following protein-coding sequences:
- the FERMT3 gene encoding fermitin family homolog 3, yielding MAGLKTASGEAIDGSFELRVEVEQGPPAPPRALALRVTGDLHVGGLMLLIVDTVGVQRDWSDHALWWAQRRQWLLRPGRTLDALGVGADAALRFAPQHRPLRLRLPNRRRLRLRLSFAQPVSRAVAHACRLLGSWDLRCLRGESGREGERRETNSSGGELGPA